One stretch of Roseofilum capinflatum BLCC-M114 DNA includes these proteins:
- the pstA gene encoding phosphate ABC transporter permease PstA — protein sequence MSLSTESQSLAKTLIRDNRRPRAIFDIAMTAISGICIGLTVLPLFAVLTYVMIKGGSRLSLDLFTKLPPAAGQTGGGIANAILGTFITVGIASVIAVPIGVLAAVYLSEFSSSSQKARQVARWIRFATNVLSGVPSIIAGVFAYSLVVLTTGTFSAFAGGVALSVLMLPTIIRTTDEALQIVPQDIRWASVGVGASNYQTVLKIVLPAALPAILTGVTLAVARASGETAPLLFTALSSNFWPRGLMSPTPSLAVLVYNFSTSFDLKLQELAWAASLVLVFLVLISSIIARLATRQSQF from the coding sequence ATGAGCCTTTCTACAGAATCCCAGTCCCTTGCCAAGACTCTGATCCGAGATAATCGCCGTCCCAGAGCCATATTTGACATCGCAATGACTGCTATTTCTGGGATTTGCATTGGACTCACCGTCCTACCCCTGTTTGCAGTCTTAACTTACGTGATGATTAAAGGCGGCTCGCGGCTGAGTCTAGACCTGTTTACTAAACTGCCCCCAGCCGCCGGCCAGACGGGAGGAGGAATTGCCAACGCTATTCTAGGAACCTTTATCACCGTCGGCATTGCCAGCGTTATAGCCGTTCCCATTGGCGTATTAGCGGCTGTATATCTCTCGGAATTTAGCTCTAGTAGCCAAAAGGCTCGCCAAGTGGCTCGCTGGATTCGCTTTGCCACTAATGTTCTCAGTGGTGTCCCCTCCATTATTGCCGGGGTCTTCGCCTATAGCCTAGTCGTTTTAACCACAGGAACCTTTTCCGCCTTTGCTGGAGGTGTAGCTCTCTCGGTACTCATGTTGCCCACCATCATTCGCACCACCGATGAAGCCCTGCAAATTGTGCCCCAGGATATTCGCTGGGCATCCGTTGGGGTGGGTGCATCCAATTATCAAACCGTCCTCAAAATCGTCTTACCTGCTGCTCTCCCTGCCATTTTGACTGGAGTGACTCTAGCGGTTGCCCGCGCTTCTGGAGAAACCGCACCTCTGCTCTTTACAGCCCTCAGTTCCAATTTTTGGCCCAGAGGCTTAATGTCGCCGACTCCCTCCTTAGCGGTGTTGGTTTACAACTTTTCCACCAGTTTCGATCTCAAGCTTCAAGAATTAGCTTGGGCAGCCTCTTTAGTGTTAGTCTTTTTAGTTCTAATCAGTAGTATTATTGCGCGGTTAGCCACCCGTCAAAGTCAATTTTAA
- the psb27 gene encoding photosystem II protein Psb27, translated as MKRFLARLLPVILVAIIGLVGCSNTPSLITGNYSQDTLNMVDSLRTAIELPEDAPNKAEAQAQARELINQYASQYRRDKSVSTLTSFTTIRTALNSLAGHYSSYPNRPVPEKLKKRINQELRQVEAALKRGT; from the coding sequence ATGAAGCGATTTTTGGCACGATTGCTACCCGTGATTTTGGTAGCCATCATTGGTTTAGTAGGCTGTTCCAATACCCCTTCCCTGATTACGGGAAATTATTCTCAAGATACCTTGAATATGGTCGATAGCCTACGCACAGCCATTGAACTCCCTGAAGATGCTCCCAATAAGGCTGAAGCTCAAGCTCAAGCCAGGGAGCTGATTAATCAATATGCGTCTCAGTATCGTCGGGACAAGTCAGTATCGACTTTAACTTCTTTTACTACCATCCGCACTGCCCTCAATAGTTTGGCAGGACATTATAGTTCCTATCCCAATCGTCCAGTTCCAGAGAAACTGAAAAAACGGATTAATCAAGAGTTGCGCCAGGTGGAAGCAGCCCTTAAGCGCGGAACATAA
- the pstB gene encoding phosphate ABC transporter ATP-binding protein PstB, which produces MTNPDSTVLNETETVLKTENVSIFYGDFKAVRDVSLDIPKNRVTAFIGPSGCGKSTILRCFNRLNDLIPIFDIEGRIFYHGQNLYESNIDAVEVRRRIGMVFQKPNPFPKSIYDNIAYGVRINGLGKSKQEIDEIVERSLRQAALWDEVKDKMHQSGFALSGGQQQRLCIARTVAINPDVVLMDEPCASLDPISTLKVEELIHELKENYTIVIVTHNMQQASRVSDMTAFFNAKAIEGGKRFGYLVEYDNTEDIFQNPQEEATQQYVSGRFG; this is translated from the coding sequence ATGACAAATCCAGACTCAACTGTTCTTAATGAAACAGAAACCGTTCTCAAAACTGAGAATGTTAGTATCTTTTACGGTGATTTTAAGGCCGTTCGGGATGTGTCGCTGGACATTCCCAAAAACCGTGTCACCGCCTTTATTGGCCCATCAGGATGTGGGAAAAGTACGATTTTACGATGCTTTAATCGTCTGAATGATTTGATTCCCATATTTGATATAGAAGGTCGTATTTTTTACCATGGTCAGAATTTATATGAAAGCAATATTGACGCAGTAGAAGTGCGGCGACGGATCGGCATGGTGTTTCAAAAGCCCAATCCTTTCCCCAAATCCATTTATGACAATATTGCCTATGGGGTGCGGATTAATGGGTTAGGTAAATCTAAGCAAGAGATTGACGAAATTGTAGAGCGATCGCTCCGTCAAGCGGCTCTGTGGGACGAAGTGAAAGATAAAATGCATCAGAGTGGGTTTGCTCTCTCTGGAGGACAACAGCAGCGCTTGTGTATTGCTCGCACCGTTGCCATTAACCCGGATGTGGTGTTGATGGATGAACCCTGTGCTTCTCTCGATCCCATTTCTACCCTGAAAGTAGAAGAACTGATCCATGAGCTGAAAGAAAATTACACCATTGTGATTGTCACGCACAATATGCAACAGGCTTCGCGGGTATCCGATATGACCGCCTTTTTTAATGCGAAGGCGATCGAAGGGGGCAAACGGTTTGGGTATTTAGTCGAATATGACAATACAGAAGATATTTTCCAAAACCCCCAAGAAGAAGCCACTCAACAGTATGTCAGTGGACGGTTTGGCTAA
- the pstC gene encoding phosphate ABC transporter permease subunit PstC, whose product MVSVAKPESGRSRSNMEKTLDRGFIGLTFAFALSIAAILIIIIFTVGQGAISALQEFGPSFLFQSAWNPVEDKYGIWPMIYGTMMSSAIALSIAVPLGLGTAIFLSEDFIPVKIRTVLVFLVELLAAIPSVVYGLWGIFVLIPILKPIGDFLHDNFGWFPLFSTPLAGPGMLPAGLVLSIMILPIITAIARDSLASLPPDLRQASLGLGASRWVTIFRVLLPAAFSGIVGGIMLALGRAMGETMAATMLIGNSNQMKLSILAPGNTIASLMANQFPEASGLQVSALMYAGLILMILTLVVNVLAEWIVNQVKAKYE is encoded by the coding sequence ATGGTATCTGTAGCAAAACCTGAATCCGGGCGATCGCGCTCGAATATGGAAAAAACACTAGATCGAGGTTTCATTGGCCTGACCTTTGCTTTTGCCCTCTCCATCGCCGCCATCCTCATTATTATTATCTTTACCGTCGGTCAGGGGGCTATCTCGGCTTTGCAAGAATTCGGCCCAAGCTTCCTCTTTCAGAGTGCCTGGAACCCAGTCGAAGATAAATATGGCATTTGGCCGATGATTTACGGAACCATGATGAGTTCCGCCATTGCCCTCTCCATTGCCGTACCCCTCGGTCTAGGAACCGCCATTTTCCTCAGTGAAGACTTTATTCCGGTTAAGATCCGTACCGTGCTAGTCTTTCTCGTCGAACTGCTGGCCGCCATTCCCAGTGTAGTTTATGGCTTGTGGGGAATTTTCGTCCTCATTCCCATCCTTAAACCCATTGGTGACTTTTTGCACGACAACTTTGGCTGGTTTCCCCTCTTCAGCACCCCTCTAGCTGGCCCAGGCATGTTACCGGCGGGTTTAGTCCTATCGATCATGATTTTACCCATTATTACGGCGATCGCCCGCGACTCCCTCGCCAGCCTACCCCCAGACCTACGACAAGCCTCCCTCGGCCTCGGAGCCAGCCGATGGGTAACCATTTTTCGCGTTCTCCTACCAGCCGCCTTTTCCGGCATCGTCGGTGGCATCATGTTAGCCCTTGGTCGCGCCATGGGAGAAACCATGGCCGCCACCATGCTCATTGGTAACTCCAACCAAATGAAGCTCTCCATCTTAGCCCCCGGCAATACCATCGCCTCCCTAATGGCCAACCAATTCCCCGAAGCCTCCGGACTCCAAGTTTCTGCCCTCATGTACGCCGGCTTAATTCTCATGATTCTCACCCTAGTCGTCAATGTACTAGCTGAATGGATTGTCAACCAAGTCAAAGCCAAATATGAGTAA